In Mastacembelus armatus chromosome 5, fMasArm1.2, whole genome shotgun sequence, a single genomic region encodes these proteins:
- the LOC113130984 gene encoding nuclear receptor subfamily 1 group D member 1-like yields the protein MENSPGGGVILYAGSSGSASPSPGSPSSGYQTQSPSSHSQPSSPEGVSFQEIGALKQRVERRGGTPSPKMVFQFPEVNNDKAAQITTVSSANYNHPTVAKRSCSFTGTFTKTGGMVLLCKVCGDIASGFHYGVHACEGCKGFFRRSIQQNIHYKMCVKNENCLIMRMNRNRCQHCRFKKCLSVGMSRDAVRFGRIPKREKQRLLDEMQSYMNSLNEPTSVEMEVSPPPDAPCSPQNQTNEGVGSISQSYRNNLMNNDEKPLKVAVSNHNVGTSSFQNSLAQEPSLSHTTTQTQHTVQGDQVNLTSSYHVPTNCHVASTTNENSTNIDNAKYTFSSNHNQCPISGRLSSQSYPANQNSFPASDSQNQNACPWKLNGGAKVLACPLNSCPVAPASRSSQEVWESFSQCFTPAVKEVVEFAKSIPGFQSLSQHDQVMLLKSGTFQVLMVRFCSLFDPKERTVTFLNGQTYSLASLRALGMRSLLDAMFDFSEKLGSLGLEPDEMALFMAVVLVSADRSGIVEVGAVEQLQENLIKALRSLITSRRPEDSTLFPKLLLRLPDLRTLNNQHSDKLLAFRIDP from the exons ATGGAAAATAGCCCTGGTG gTGGTGTTATCTTGTATGCCGGCTCATCTGGTAGTGCCAGTCCGAGTCCTGGCAGCCCTTCAAGTGGATACCAGACCCAATCGCCCTCCTCCCACTCGCAGCCTTCATCCCCTGAGGGTGTCTCCTTTCAGGAGATTGGGGCCCTAAAGCAGCGAGTGGAACGAAGGGGCGGAACTCCTTCCCCGAAAATGGTCTTCCAGTTTCCTGAAGTAAACAATGATAAAGCCGCCCAAATTACAACGGTGTCATCGGCAAACTACAACCATCCCACAGTGGCCAAAAGATCGTGTAGTTTCACTGGCACATTCACGA AGACGGGCGGTATGGTGCTTCTGTGTAAGGTGTGCGGGGACATCGCATCTGGTTTCCACTATGGCGTGCATGCCTGTGAGGGCTGCAAG GGTTTCTTCAGACGCAGCATTCAGCAGAATATCCACTACAAGATGTGTGTAAAGAATGAAAACTGCCTCATCATGCGCATGAACCGAAACCGGTGCCAGCACTGCCGCTTTAAGAAATGTCTCTCCGTGGGCATGTCTAGAGATG CTGTGCGTTTTGGACGTATTCCCAAACGGGAGAAGCAGAGACTGCTGGATGAGATGCAGAGCTACATGAACAGTCTCAACGAGCCAACTTCCGTGGAAATGGAGGTGTCGCCTCCTCCTGATGCCCCCTGCAGCCCACAGAACCAGACGAATGAAGGAGTGGGGTCCATATCACAATCTTACCGCAACAACTTAATGAACAATGATGAGAAACCACTAAAGGTGGCTGTCAGCAACCACAACGTTGGCACTTCCTCTTTCCAAAATAGTTTGGCACAGGAACCTTCCCTGTCGCACACAACAACCCAAACACAGCACACGGTTCAGGGGGATCAGGTAAACCTGACATCAAGTTATCATGTCCCCACAAACTGCCATGTTGCCTCCACCACCAACGAAAACTCCACTAACATTGACAACGCCAAGTACACCTTCTCCTCCAACCACAATCAGTGCCCGATCAGTGGCCGCCTATCATCTCAGTCCTACCCAGCCAACCAGAACAGTTTCCCAGCCAGTGATTCCCAGAACCAAAACGCATGCCCCTGGAAGCTCAATGGTGGCGCCAAAGTCCTG GCATGTCCACTCAATTCATGTCCTGTTGCTCCGGCCAGTCGTTCCAGCCAGGAGGTCTGGGAATCTTTCTCCCAGTGCTTCACTCCTGCTGTTAAAGAAGTAGTGGAGTTTGCAAAGAGCATCCCAGGCTTCCAGAGTCTTAGCCAGCATGATCAGGTCATGCTGCTTAAATCTGGCACTTTCCAG GTTCTGATGGTGAGGTTCTGCTCGTTGTTTGACCCGAAGGAGAGGACGGTGACCTTCCTCAATGGGCAGACATACTCACTGGCATCACTGAGGGCTCTTGGCATGCGCTCCTTACTGGACGCCATGTTTGATTTCAGTGAGAAGCTAGGATCTTTGGGTCTGGAGCCGGATGAGATGGCTCTTTTTATGGCTGTTGTGCTTGTGTCAGCTG ACCGCTCTGGTATAGTGGAGGTGGGAGCAGTGGAGCAACTGCAGGAGAACCTAATAAAAGCTCTGCGCTCTCTCATCACCAGTCGCCGCCCAGAAGACAGCACACTCTTCCCAAAACTGCTACTACGTCTGCCGGACCTGCGCACCCTGAACAACCAACACTCTGACAAGCTTTTAGCTTTCCGCATTGACCCTTGA
- the faim2b gene encoding fas apoptotic inhibitory molecule 2b → MKKGKVCDENEPPSYQEATAGYEEMQTQFAWDDKTIRRTFIRKVYAILMVQLFVTVAVVGLFTFCTPVRFFIQTHPSLYMASYIIFFATYIALSCCGDLRRQFPWNILLLVLFTLSMAVMMGFVSSFYNTKSVVLCLGITALVCLSVTIFSFQSKIDVTSYQGVLFSLCMVMLLCALTISIVVPFGYVPWLHAVYAVIGAILFTLFMAFDTQLLLGNKRYSISPEEYIFATLSIYLDIIYLFSFLLQIMGGGRE, encoded by the exons ATGAAAAAGGGAAAG gtgtgtgatgaaaatgagCCCCCCAGTTATCAGGAGGCAACAGCAG GCTATGAGGAAATGCAGACCCAGTTCGCCTGGGATGACAAGACCATCAGGAGGACCTTCATCAGGAAG GTCTATGCTATTCTCATGGTTCAGCTGTTTGTGACTGTTGCGGTTGTTGGTCTCTTCACATTTTG CACGCCTGTGAGGTTTTTCATTCAGACCCATCCCAGCTTGTACATGGCATCTTA TATCATATTCTTTGCCACCTATATTGCACTGTCCTGCTGTGGCGATCTGAG GAGGCAGTTTCCCTGGAACATCCTTCTGTTAGTCCTCTTT ACTTTGAGCATGGCCGTCATGATGGGATTTGTGTCGAG TTTTTACAACACCAAATCAGTGGTGCTGTGTCTGGGAATCACAGCTCtggtttgtctttctgtcaccATCTTCAGCTTCCAGAGCAAG ATTGACGTCACGTCCTATCAGGGTGTCCTGTTCTCTTTGTGTATGGTCATGCTGCTCTGCGCCCTCACCATCTCCATTGTGGTTCCTTTTGGATAT GTCCCCTGGTTGCATGCAGTTTACGCTGTGATAGGAGCTATCCTCTTTACTCTG TTCATGGCATTTGACACTCAGCTGCTGTTAGGGAACAAGCGCTACTCCATAAGTCCAGAGGAATATATTTTCGCCACTCTCAGCATCTACCTGGACATTATCTACCTGTTCAGCTTCCTGCTACAGATCATGGGAGGAGGCCGTGAGTGA